The region AGAGGTAATTCCATCAGCCGGTCCGCAAAATAAAGGGCTGAAACCGCTCCTTCTTCACACAAAGAGGCGATAACTCGATCCACCAGGGTATTGAGCTGAGAAATCGCTAAGGAAAAGGTGACCGGGAGCATCAAACCCACCACCTGTTGAAAGCCCTCGTCCCGGAAAAAGTCGAGCTTAATCCGGAGTCGAAATCCTCTCCGGTACATCGGGGGAAGCTGAAAGAAAAACTGCCAGAGGCCTCCCAGAACCACCCCCCATGCCAAGGCATAAAAACGCACAGAAGAGCGTAAAAAAAGGAGCGATAAAATGGTTCCCAGGTTGAAAAAAATCGGGGCCAGAGCAGACCAGCTAAAAACCTGGACCGTATTGAGCACTCCCATGGCCAGAGCCGACCAGGAAATGAACAAGAGAAAAGGAAACATGATCCGGGTAAAATCAGCCACTACCAGGACCTTGGAAGGATCACTGCGAAAACCAATAGCCACTCCCCTCACAATCCAGGGAGCAAGGAGCATTCCCAGAAGGCAAATCAACCCCACTACGATACTGAAACCGGTAAACACCGCAGCCACAAAATCCTGGGGATTTTTCCCCTCCTTCTTTCCCACAAAATAGGGGGAAAAAACGGGAACAATCGAAGTGCTCAGAGCGCCCTCGGCAAAAAGCCTCCGCAGGAGATTGGGAATGGTATAGGCAATGAGAAAAGCATCGGTGATCCAGGTCGCTCCAAAGAGCGATGAGATGAGCACCTCCCTCACTAAACCACTTATCCGGGAGAGAAACGTGCCAAAACCAATTAATATCGTATTTTTAACCAGTGTCTTTCCTTCACTCATTTTTCCCTCAAAAACACAAAAAAGCTGGAGATTGTTCTCCAGCTTTTTTGACCTCTGTATCCCGGCA is a window of Atribacterota bacterium DNA encoding:
- the murJ gene encoding murein biosynthesis integral membrane protein MurJ; this encodes AGIQRSKKLENNLQLFCVFEGKMSEGKTLVKNTILIGFGTFLSRISGLVREVLISSLFGATWITDAFLIAYTIPNLLRRLFAEGALSTSIVPVFSPYFVGKKEGKNPQDFVAAVFTGFSIVVGLICLLGMLLAPWIVRGVAIGFRSDPSKVLVVADFTRIMFPFLLFISWSALAMGVLNTVQVFSWSALAPIFFNLGTILSLLFLRSSVRFYALAWGVVLGGLWQFFFQLPPMYRRGFRLRIKLDFFRDEGFQQVVGLMLPVTFSLAISQLNTLVDRVIASLCEEGAVSALYFADRLMELPLGVFGIALSTAILPSLSQKACQDSLEDWKGALWQGVRFILFIMVPVSIFLLVFNAQTVSVVYQRGVFGGLATRMTASALFFYTLGLPFFALTHLFTRAFYSLRDSKTPVKVGVATVLFNIALDLILVRHLSFKGLALATSLAAMGNFAALWVLMEKKYCRLSLPFRVGFWYQKVIVQGVILVLFALFLVNVLGEGSGRFSLFRFVLLVIGFVLVYLVLGLVLKVGEHRLVVSLWQELRGKFRK